A single genomic interval of Spinacia oleracea cultivar Varoflay chromosome 6, BTI_SOV_V1, whole genome shotgun sequence harbors:
- the LOC110787017 gene encoding uncharacterized protein, whose amino-acid sequence MPQKNHAWLPPADGYMKLNVDGNWKAQNEAGGGAVFRGSEGTWYMGFASKFNVITPLAAELYSIREGLMMAVDYGIKKLELKTDAEILVKMVQSVEDSYHHDLSPVLKDVACLMTRGFPTKAGARGHSYYKDHGCNDINNIYIATSTTMMAKGKGSTVHGRVDVDDA is encoded by the exons ATGCCGCAAAAAAATCATGCTTGGTTGCCACCTGCAGATGGCTATATGAAGCTAAACGTGGATGGAAATTGGAAGGCACAAAATGAGGCAGGTGGAGGGGCTGTCTTCAGAGGCAGTGAAGGAACTTGGTATATGGGTTTTGCAAGTAAATTCAATGTTATTACCCCTTTAGCCGCGGAGTTATATTCAATTCGAGAGGGCTTGATGATGGCGGTAGATTATGGGATCAAGAAGCTGGAGTTAAAGACTGATGCTGAAATCCTGGTGAAGATGGTTCAATCAGTGGAGGATTCTTATCATCATGACTTATCTCCGGTACTGAAGGATGTAGCATGTTTAATGACAag AGGCTTCCCCACCAAGGCAGGAGCCAGAGGACATAGCTACTACAAGGATCATGGTTGCAATGATATCAACAACATATATATTGCTACTTCAACAACTATGATGGCCAAAGGGAAAGGAAGTACGGTTCATGGAAGGGTGGATGTAGATGATGCATAG